The uncultured Pseudodesulfovibrio sp. genome contains the following window.
TTGGGCGGTTCGTTCTCCACGCGCTTCTTCTTCAACCAGATGGACAGGTCGAGCAGGGGGATGATCCGGGAACGCAGGTTGAAGGCACCCAGGACCGCGGGGTGGGAGACCTCGGGCATCTCCGTGACCTTGGGCATACGGATGATTTCCAGCACCTTGGCCACGTTCACGCCGTAAAAGCCCTTGCGGCTCGGTTTGTGTCCCTCTTGGTGGGTATGGTCTTCCTGATTGATTTCGGCTTCGTCGGACGCCTTGGGTTCCTCCTCGAGATAGAACTCGACGATTTCCAATTCGTTGGTGCCCGCTTCAAGCAGGATGTCGGTGGACTGGGTGGCCATGCTGATACCGCTTCCTTGTCAAGGGTATGGAATGATTAAGGCAACAAGCCTTTGTGTAACTGCTATTGGCAAATCTCGTCAACCGGCGGCCAGGGGGTGTCCGGGTCGGCCGGTTCCAGGTCGCGGATGACGTCGGCGGCCCGCTCAAGGTCTTCCCACGTCTCGCATTGCAGCAAGGAGGCGCGCAGGGCGCGGATGCCCCGAAGTCCCTTGGCGTAGCGGGGGATGATGGAGCGGATCTTGCGGAAGGACCGCCCGTCCCCCTCGAAGAGCCGTGTCAGGCGGATATGCTCGCAGACGATATCGGCCAAAAACGCGCCGTCGCGCACCGGCATGGGGTCGCCCTGTCGCAGGGCGATGTAGCGGGCGAAGATGGACGGATCGAACAGCGCGCCCCGGGCGAACATGATCGAGTCGATGCCGGTCTCCTCGATGCAGCGCACACCGTCCTCGGCCGAGAACAGATCCCCGGAGCCGATGACCGGGATGGATACGGCCTGTTTCAACTCGGCCAGCTTGCTCCAGTTGGCCTGCCCGGCGAACATCTGTCTGCCATAGCGCGGATGCAGGGTGATCCAATCCACGCCGATGTCCTCGAGCCGTCTGGCCAGGTCGAGGAAGACCTCCTCGCCCTTGTTGAAGCCCAGGCGGAACTTGACGCCCACGCGGCCTCCCTCAGGGTGCTCGGCGGCCTTGGCGACCATGATGGAGGCCAGGTTTACCAGCTTGTCGAGATCCTGCATGAGCTGGACCCCGGAGCCGGACTTGAGGACCTTGCGTACCGGGCAACCGGCGTTGAGGTCGAAATTTCGGTAGCCCATACCCACGAGCTTTTCCATGACCGGCGGGAAATACTCTGCCTCGGAGCCGAAGAGCTGGAGGACCATGGGGGTGTCCTCCGGACAGGTGGCGATGAGGCGGCGGGTGCCGGAGTTCTTGAAGGCCATGCCCTTGACCGAGACCATCTCGGAGCAGGCCGGACCGCAGCCGTACTTGCGTACCAGCATGCGGAAGGGCAGGTCGGAATAGCCGGCCAAAGGAGCCAGCCACGGGGAGTCGGGGGTAATGGAGAATCGCGTCATGTCGGGATGCACATACGGGCTCGGGTGGCGTGAGTCAAAGAAAAAGGCGGGCGGGTCAGCGCTCGTAATAGAGATCGTAAAGGGTCTGAAACCTGCCCGAGGAGATAAGTATGTTCAGCGCCTCCTGCCAGCGACGGATGATCCTGTCGTCGACTTGAGGGGAAAAAGCGATATAGCCTGCATACTGAAGCAACGGCTCGGGAATACGGCTAATCTGGGAGACAGGAATGTCCACGGCGTGGAGCTTCTGAAGAAGGGTCTCGTCCGAGGAGACAGCCAGAGTTGCGGTGCCGGACTTGAGTCGGGAGAAACACTCCTGGTAGGAGGGCGCGGATATGATGTTTTTGAATCCGCGTTCAAGCAACAGGTCATGGTGCTGGCTGCCTTCCACTGCACAGATGGACAGCGCCGACCGCGCTTCGTCCAGGTTGCTGAAGGTGTTCCCCTGAAGTCCATAGAGATAGTCGATCTCACGTTGGAGCGGGCCGACCCACTTGAAGCGCTGTTCGCGTTGCGGGGATCGATAGACATTGAAGAAGGCAACGTCGTTTCTGGTAGCCAATGCTTCCATACCCTGGGCGAAGGATACTTCGCGTATACGGATCGGTATTCCCACGGCCGCCATGATTTCCCGGACCGCCTCGAGGTTGAAGGCTCGCTTGCCCGAATGGACGATGCCACGCAATTCGCCGGTGTTGGGGTCCGATTCGGCCTGGCCTGTCAGGTCATGGGTAAGGACTGTCAGATTGTCTTCCAGGGCGAAAGACGGGCCTGCGAATGCCAGCAGCGCACAGAGAAGTAGAACTGTGCATAGGCCCGCAGAGAGCAGGGGGGACAAAAATTCGGAGAGTTGTGTGTTTTTGGTTTTATGCATTTGTTTGAAAACGGTTGCGTGGTTGGTGACTGTGTAATAGATAAGCTTCGGTTCCTGAAAGGGCAATTATTATGGTCTGCCGGGCCGCGGTCTGGACGACCGGAACGGAAGGCTGTCTTGATGCTCAGGAAAGAATTTGAAAAAAAGATCAGTTCAGGGTTGACAAAGAGGCGCTTTTCTCATTAAACCGGCCCGTCCTTGAGCGCAAGACGGCGCTTCCCGGCAACGGGGAAAAAAGGTCGTTGAAAACTCTTGATTTTTGACATTGCGGCGTATATAGACTTCGTTCCCGTGAGCTGGCGTAGCTCAATTGGTAGAGCAGCTGATTTGTAATCAGCAGGTTGCGGGTTCAAGTCCCATCGCCAGCTCCATAAGACACAAATGGTGGGGTTCCCGAGTGGCCAAAGGGAACAGACTGTAAATCTGTCGGCATACGCCTTCGGAGGTTCAAATCCTCCCCCCACCACCACTTTTTTTCGAGTCACGCTGTAGGAGGCGGTCCACGGAGTCCGTCGATGGACTACAGAGAGTGAGCGGGAATAGCTCAATTGGCTAGAGCATCAGCCTTCCAAGCTGAGGGTTGCGGGTTCGAGTCCCGTTTCCCGCTCCATTTTAGCCATCTCTCTCCTTCCATCATCTTATAATACAGTGTATGGCTGTGCTCACGTAGCTCAGTCGGTAGAGCACATCCTTGGTAAGGATGAGGTCACCGGTTCAAATCCGGTCGTGAGCTCCACGGAATTTTGTTTGAATTGCTTGTCAACAAGTATTTAGAAATAGAAACCTACACAACATTTATTGATCCAGGGGGTTATTGAAATGGGTAAAGCTAAATTTGAACGTAGCAAGCCTCACGTTAACATCGGCACCATCGGTCACATCGACCATGGTAAGACCACTCTGACCGCCGCCATCACCAAGCTGGCCCACATGGCCGGCCACGGCGAGTACGTTGCCTTCGACGAGATCGACAAGGCTCCTGAAGAGAAAGAGCGCGGCATCACCATCGCCACTGCCCACGTTGAGTACGAGACCGAAACTCGTCACTACGCTCACGTGGACTGCCCCGGTCACGCCGACTACATTAAGAACATGATCACCGGTGCCGCCCAGATGGACGGCGCTATTCTGGTCTGCGCCGCCACTGACGGTCCCATGCCCCAGACCCGTGAGCACATCCTGCTCGCTCGTCAGGTCGGCGTGCCCGCCATGGTCGTCTTCATGAACAAGTGCGACATGGTCGACGACGAAGAGCTCCTGGAGCTGGTCGAACTCGAGATCCGCGAGCTGCTGTCCAAGTACGAATTCCCCGGCGACGACATTCCGGTCATCCAGGGTTCCGCCCTGAAGGCCCTGGAGTGCGAGTCCGCCGACGATCCGGCTGCCAAGCCGATCTTCGAGCTGCTTGACGCCTGTGACTCCTACATCCCCGAGCCCGAGCGCGACATCGACATGCCCTTCCTGATGCCCGTTGAGGACGTCTTCTCCATCTCCGGCCGTGGTACCGTTATCACCGGTCGTGTGGAGCGCGGCATCGTCAAGGTCGGCGACGAAGTCGAAATCATCGGCATCAAGCCCACCATCAAGACCACCTGCACCGGTGTCGAGATGTTCCGCAAGCTGCTCGATCAGGGCCAGGCCGGTGACAACGTCGGTCTGCTGATCCGCGGCGTGAAGCGTGAGGAAGTGGAACGCGGCCAGGTTGCTGCCAAGCCCGGTTCCATCACCCCGCACACCAAGTTCAAGGCCGAGGTCTACGTCCTGTCCAAGGATGAAGGCGGCCGTCACACTCCGTTCTTCACCGGCTACCGTCCGCAGTTCTACTTCCGTACGACCGACATCACCGGTGTCGTCACTCTGGATGAAGGCGTCGAGATGGTCATGCCCGGCGATAACGCAACCTTCAATGTCGAGATGATCCACCCGATCGCCATGGAAGTCGGCCTCCGCTTCGCCATCCGCGAGGGCGGCCGCACCGTCGGCGCCGGTGTCGTCACCGAGATCGTGGAGTAATCATGCGAGTCAACATTCAGCTGCAGTGCACCGAGTGCAAGCGTAAGAACTACGCTACGCAGAAGAACAAGAAGAACACTACCGGACGCCTGGAAGTGAGCAAGTATTGTCCCTGGGACAAGAAGCACACGGTCCACAAAGAGTCCAAGTAGTCTTCGATAGAGCAGGGGTATAGTTCCAACGGCTAGAACGCCGGTCTCCAAAACCGGATGTTGGGGGTTCGAATCCCTCTACCCCTGCCAACTAAGTCTTTGAAAGCGGCGCGGGGCCTTGCCGAGCAACGGTAAGGCCCCGCCAACCGCTCAATAATTTGGGATAAAGAGATATGGCCAAAAAGAAAGGCAAGAAGGCCGCTGAAAAGCAGGCCGCACAGTCCCAGGCAGCCGGTCTGAAGGGCAAGATCAAAGAATTCATCGAGTTCTTTGAGGAGTCCAAGGTCGAGATCAAGAAGGTGGTCTGGCCGACCCGCAAGGAGACCGTCACCACGTGCATCGCCGTGCTGGTCGTTTCCGTGGTCATCGCCCTCTATCTGGGCGTGGTCGACCTGGCGCTCTCGAAGATTGTCGAGGCCATCCTCTAGTACCAAAGCTACTCGCAAAGGCTGGAACACAACATGGATGCCATAATGGAACACGCAGCACCTCGTGCACGCTGGTACATAGTCCACACCTACTCGGGATTCGAGCAGCGGGTGGAGCAGACCGTGCGTGAGATGATGCGCACCGGACAGGACAAGGGCCTCATTGAGGAAGTCGTCATGCCCACCGAAAAGATCGTCGAGATGGTCAAAGGTGAACGGAAGACTTCTACCCGCAAGTTCTATCCGGGCTACATCATGATCAAGATGATCCTGACCGACGATTCCTGGCACCTCATCCAGTCCATCCCGCGCGTGACAGGTTTCGTCGGTGGTAAGAACCGCCCGACGCCCATGCGCGACAGCGAGGCGGAGAACATCCTCAACATGATGGAAAGCCGCCAGGAAAAGCCCCGTCCCAAGTTCAACTTTGAACGCGGCGACGAGGTCCGGGTCATCGATGGCCCGTTTTCCGGCTTTAACGGTGTTGTGGAAGAAGTCAATTACGACAAGGGCAAGCTCAAAGTATCCGTCTCTATTTTCGGGCGTCAGACTCCTGTGGAGCTTGATTTTGTCCAGGTGGACAAGGGATAGCCCGGATTGTCGCTAACAGCGAAATTTCTCATCGAGGAATACAATAATGGCTAAGAAAGAATTAGGAAAGATCAAACTGCAGATCCCCGCAGGCTCCGCCAACCCTTCCCCGCCGGTCGGTCCGGCTCTGGGTCAGCACGGCGTGAACATCATGGAATTCTGCAAGGCGTTCAACGCCAAGACGCAGGACCAGAAAGGCCTGATCATCCCGGTGGTCATCACCGTGTACGCGGACCGCTCCTTCGACTTCGTCACCAAGACCCCGCCGGCGGCAGTGCTTCTGCTCAAGGCCGCCAAGATCGAGAAGGGCTCCGGTGAACCGAACAAGACCAAGGTCGGTAAGGTCACCAAGGCCCAGATCAAAGAGATCGCCGAGTTGAAGATGGCTGACTTGAACGCCAATGACATCGAAAACGCCATGCGTCAGATTGAGGGCACTGCCCGCAGCATGGGCCTCGACGTCAAGGCCTAGTGAGGTAAAGAAATATGCCTAAGCATGGAAAAAAATATCGCAACGCCCTGGGTGACCGTGACACCGCCGTGCGTGTTGATGTCGAAGAAGGCGTGAAGGCCGCCGTTGCCGCTGCCTACGCCAAGTTCGACGAGACCGTCGACGTGGCCATTAACCTGGGTGTCGATCCCAAGTACTCCGATCAGATGATCCGTGGTGCCGTCTCCCTGCCCAACGGGCTGGGCAAGGACATCCGCGTGGCTGTCTTCTGCAAGGGGGAAAAGGAAAACGAGGCCAAGGAAGCCGGTGCCGATTTCTACGGTTCCGACGATCTGGTCGAAAAGATCCAGTCCGGCTGGCTCGACTTCGACAAGGCCGTTGCCACCCCTGACATGATGGCCGTGGTCGGCAAGATCGGCCGCGTGCTCGGCCCCCGTGGCTTGATGCCCAACGCCAAGACCGGCACCGTGACCATGGACGTGGCCAAGGCTGTCAGCGAGCTCAAGGCCGGTAAGGTCGAGTTCAAGGTCGACAAGGCCGGCGTGCTGCACGCCCCCATCGGCAAGGTTTCCTTCGGCGCCGACAAGCTCCTTGAGAACCTCAAGGCTCTGTTGGACACCGTCATGCGGATGAAGCCTTCGTCCGCCAAGGGCACCTACATGAAGGCTCTGGCCGTTTCTTCCACCATGGGCCCGGGTGTCAAGATCGACCCCCTGACCGTGCGGAAGTTCCTGGAAGCCTAGTTTTTACTAAATTAGAATGCCGGACCCCTTCGGGGGTCCTGTAGATAATCGCACGGAAGGTTGAGTCAGAGACGGCAGGCGGGGCTGTGTCCCCTTAAACATCCTGCTCAGACAAAGCTTTGACCTGCTTTCCGGGCCGAACGACGAGGAGTGGTAGATGAACAGGCAAGAAAAAGCCCAGATCATCGAGCAGCTGCACGAAAAAGCTTCGCGCGCCAGCATCGCCGTCGTCACCGATTTCAAGGGCATGTCCGTTGAGGAAATGACCCAGTTGCGCTCCAAGTGCTTCGAGATCGGCGTCGATTACCAAGTCGTCAAGAATACCCTGGCCCGGTTGGCTCTCAACGACACCGATCACGGTGTGTTGAGCGAACATCTGAAAGAGAACTGCGCCATTGCGCTCGGATACGACGATCCCGTCGCCCTAGCCAAGGCGTT
Protein-coding sequences here:
- a CDS encoding tRNA-dihydrouridine synthase family protein, with amino-acid sequence MTRFSITPDSPWLAPLAGYSDLPFRMLVRKYGCGPACSEMVSVKGMAFKNSGTRRLIATCPEDTPMVLQLFGSEAEYFPPVMEKLVGMGYRNFDLNAGCPVRKVLKSGSGVQLMQDLDKLVNLASIMVAKAAEHPEGGRVGVKFRLGFNKGEEVFLDLARRLEDIGVDWITLHPRYGRQMFAGQANWSKLAELKQAVSIPVIGSGDLFSAEDGVRCIEETGIDSIMFARGALFDPSIFARYIALRQGDPMPVRDGAFLADIVCEHIRLTRLFEGDGRSFRKIRSIIPRYAKGLRGIRALRASLLQCETWEDLERAADVIRDLEPADPDTPWPPVDEICQ
- the secE gene encoding preprotein translocase subunit SecE; translation: MAKKKGKKAAEKQAAQSQAAGLKGKIKEFIEFFEESKVEIKKVVWPTRKETVTTCIAVLVVSVVIALYLGVVDLALSKIVEAIL
- the rplJ gene encoding 50S ribosomal protein L10 encodes the protein MNRQEKAQIIEQLHEKASRASIAVVTDFKGMSVEEMTQLRSKCFEIGVDYQVVKNTLARLALNDTDHGVLSEHLKENCAIALGYDDPVALAKALADYAKTNKKFAMRFGTLEGQFLDSDAVKELSKMPSKPELLSSLLGTMQAVPRNFVCLFANIERKFLYALTAIKEQKEAA
- the rplA gene encoding 50S ribosomal protein L1, whose protein sequence is MPKHGKKYRNALGDRDTAVRVDVEEGVKAAVAAAYAKFDETVDVAINLGVDPKYSDQMIRGAVSLPNGLGKDIRVAVFCKGEKENEAKEAGADFYGSDDLVEKIQSGWLDFDKAVATPDMMAVVGKIGRVLGPRGLMPNAKTGTVTMDVAKAVSELKAGKVEFKVDKAGVLHAPIGKVSFGADKLLENLKALLDTVMRMKPSSAKGTYMKALAVSSTMGPGVKIDPLTVRKFLEA
- a CDS encoding chemotaxis protein CheW — encoded protein: MATQSTDILLEAGTNELEIVEFYLEEEPKASDEAEINQEDHTHQEGHKPSRKGFYGVNVAKVLEIIRMPKVTEMPEVSHPAVLGAFNLRSRIIPLLDLSIWLKKKRVENEPP
- the rpmG gene encoding 50S ribosomal protein L33, which encodes MRVNIQLQCTECKRKNYATQKNKKNTTGRLEVSKYCPWDKKHTVHKESK
- the rplK gene encoding 50S ribosomal protein L11, translating into MAKKELGKIKLQIPAGSANPSPPVGPALGQHGVNIMEFCKAFNAKTQDQKGLIIPVVITVYADRSFDFVTKTPPAAVLLLKAAKIEKGSGEPNKTKVGKVTKAQIKEIAELKMADLNANDIENAMRQIEGTARSMGLDVKA
- the tuf gene encoding elongation factor Tu, which codes for MGKAKFERSKPHVNIGTIGHIDHGKTTLTAAITKLAHMAGHGEYVAFDEIDKAPEEKERGITIATAHVEYETETRHYAHVDCPGHADYIKNMITGAAQMDGAILVCAATDGPMPQTREHILLARQVGVPAMVVFMNKCDMVDDEELLELVELEIRELLSKYEFPGDDIPVIQGSALKALECESADDPAAKPIFELLDACDSYIPEPERDIDMPFLMPVEDVFSISGRGTVITGRVERGIVKVGDEVEIIGIKPTIKTTCTGVEMFRKLLDQGQAGDNVGLLIRGVKREEVERGQVAAKPGSITPHTKFKAEVYVLSKDEGGRHTPFFTGYRPQFYFRTTDITGVVTLDEGVEMVMPGDNATFNVEMIHPIAMEVGLRFAIREGGRTVGAGVVTEIVE
- a CDS encoding transporter substrate-binding domain-containing protein, with product MHKTKNTQLSEFLSPLLSAGLCTVLLLCALLAFAGPSFALEDNLTVLTHDLTGQAESDPNTGELRGIVHSGKRAFNLEAVREIMAAVGIPIRIREVSFAQGMEALATRNDVAFFNVYRSPQREQRFKWVGPLQREIDYLYGLQGNTFSNLDEARSALSICAVEGSQHHDLLLERGFKNIISAPSYQECFSRLKSGTATLAVSSDETLLQKLHAVDIPVSQISRIPEPLLQYAGYIAFSPQVDDRIIRRWQEALNILISSGRFQTLYDLYYER
- the nusG gene encoding transcription termination/antitermination protein NusG, with amino-acid sequence MDAIMEHAAPRARWYIVHTYSGFEQRVEQTVREMMRTGQDKGLIEEVVMPTEKIVEMVKGERKTSTRKFYPGYIMIKMILTDDSWHLIQSIPRVTGFVGGKNRPTPMRDSEAENILNMMESRQEKPRPKFNFERGDEVRVIDGPFSGFNGVVEEVNYDKGKLKVSVSIFGRQTPVELDFVQVDKG